Within the Herbaspirillum sp. RTI4 genome, the region GAACAACAGAAATCGTCGAAAAATGAACGGATGGAATTAGTCCTGATCATCCTGCTGTCGTTAGCGTTGGGGAGCAGTGTCACGGTGTGGTTAATCATCAGCATTACGCGTCCGCTGGAAGCCGCCGTCAGGATTGCACAGCAGGTTGCCGCAGGCGATTTGCGAACCCACGCCACCGTCAGCGGCAAGGATGAAACAGCGCGTTTGCTGCAGGCCTTACTGGACATGAATAACAATCTGGCCAGGATCGTCGTCGATGTGCGTAACGGGGCCGAAACCGTCCTCGCCACATCGGGCGATATTGCGGCCAGCAACCATGATTTGTCTGAGCGCACAGGGCTGCAGGCAGGGGCGCTGGAAGCGACGACCGTCGCCATGGAGGAAATCACCGCGACCGTCCAGCAGAGCGCCGATTACACCGAGGAAGCCAACAAACTGGCGACCTCTGCCTCCGATGTCGCCATCAAGGGTGGGAAGATGGTGGCGGCGGTAGTTGACACGATGCGTCTGATTGAAGAGAGTTCGCGCAAAGTGGTCGATATCATCAGCGTGATTGACGGCATTGCCTTTCAAACCAACATCCTCGCCTTGAATGCCGCAGTAGAAGCGGCGCGCGCTGGCGAGCAAGGGAGAGGCTTTGCAGTGGTTGCCGCCGAAGTGCGTAGTCTGGCGCAACGCAGCGCCACTGCCGCCAGAGAAATCAAATCGCTGATCGGGGATTCGGTCGGAAAAATAAACAGCGGTGCCAGTCTGGTCAGTAACACCGGTGCCACCATGCAGGATATTGTGCGTGCGGTGGGCGAGGTTGCGGCGATCATGGATGGAATCACGAGTGCCAACCGACAGCAAAGCCTGGGTATCGAACAAGTCAATCAGGCCGTCATCCAAATGGATGAGGGAACGCAAAAGAATGTCGCCCTGGTCGAAACAGCGGCACATACCGTCGAACATCTACATGAGCAGGCCGCCGGACTGGTGCGGGCGGTGAGCGTATTCAGGCTGACCTGAGCTGATCTATAAGCTGAACCAAGTTGAGCTGATGGGCGCCCGGGAGTCTGTCAGATGTGGCGAGTCCGACAGATCGCCGCAGCAACTTTGTGCTGGCTGTGAGAGACTTCCGGCATCTCTTACTTACCGGGCATGAATAAGTCATGCCTCGCTCGTCACCATGAAACCACTCCTCCTGATTCTGATCGACGTGCGCGAAGCGGGCCGCACCGCGATCGAAGAAAAATTCAATATCGTTTATGCGCCGGATGCCCGGCAGCACAGCGCCATCATTGCAGAGCATGGAAGTGAAGTGACGGTCGTGCTGACGAATGGCGCCGTCGGCCTGTCCGCTACAGCGATCGACGCCTTGCCCAAACTGACGCTGATCTGCGCTCTGGGAGTCGGCGTGGAAAATATTGATGCCGAACACGCCCGCAGTCGTCAGATCGAAGTGGCCAATGGCGCCGGCACCAACGACGATTGCGTGGCCGATCATGCGCTGGCGCTGTTGCTGGCAGCGGTGCGCAATCTGATACCGGCCGACCGCGCCTGCCGCGCTGGTATCTGGCGCGACGCGTTGCCGTTCCAGCCGCACCTGTCCGGCATGCGGCTTGGCATACTTGGGCTGGGTGCGATCGGCAGCAAAATTGCCCTGCGCGGGGCAGCCTTCGGCATGACGCCTGGCTACTTCAGCCGTACGCGTCGCAGCGACGTCAATTACGATTATTTTTCCAGTGCGATCGAACTGGCGACCTGGGCCGACTGTCTGGTGGTCGCCACGCCGGGCGGTGCGGCTACCCGCCATCTGATCGGCAGCGCCGAACTCCACGCTTTGGGCGTACAAGGCTATCTGGTCAATATTGCTCGCGGTAGTGTGGTCGATACCGCCGCGCTGGCGCAGGCGCTCAAGAACAGGATCATTGCCGGTGCCGGGATTGATGTGTATGAAAGCGAGCCGCTACCGCCAGCCGAACTGATCGGACTGGACAATGTGGTGCTGACACCGCATGTCGGAGGGCAATCACCGCAAGCGATTGCGGCTTCGGTGCAGAAATTTCTCGACAACGCCGAACATCACCATACCGGACGCGCCGCGCAGATTGCGGTGCAGGGGACCTTGTGTAACGACCAGTAATTTATTGCGCAATTCGATCGGAGATAGGCCGGTCGGACAGCTCCAAGGCCCAGACCAAACGGGTATTACGCCCGCTTGCTAAACACCAGATCCCACACCCCATGTCCGAGCCGCAGGCCGCGATTCTCGAACTTCGTCACCGGCCGGTAATCGGGACGCGGCGCGTAGTCAGCGGCCGTGTTGGCGAGGGCCGGTTCAGCACTGAGCACTTCCAGCATTTGTTCCGCATACTCTTGCCAGTCGGTCGCACAATGCAGATAAGCACCGGGCGCGAGGCGGGACGCCAGCAGCGTCACCAGCGGACCCTGTATCAGGCGGCGCTTGTTATGCCGCGCCTTGTGCCACGGATCGGGAAAAAATACATGCACACCAGCCAGCGTGCCGGGAGTAATCATGTGAGTCAGTACTTCGAAGGCATCGTGTTGAATGATGCGCTGGTTCTGCAAATCCATTTCGCCGATGAGTTTGAGCAGGCTGCCCACACCCGGCGTATGCACTTCGACGCCGATGAAATCCTTCTCCGGCATACCGGCCGAAATAGTGGCGCTGGTTTCTCCCATGCCAAAACCGATTTCCAGTATTACCGGTGCAGTGCGCCCGAAAGTCTGCGCCAGATCCAGCGGCTGCTTGACGTAGGGAATGCAAAAGCGCGGCCCCAGCTCTTCAATCGCTCGTCCCTGCGCTATCGACAAACGCCCGGCGCGCGTCACGAAACTGCGAATGCGATGCACGGTGGGGTCGTAGAACATGGCCTTGGCGGCGGGATTTTCGGTATCTGACATGCGGAAGACTCTTGGAGGCGGTGACGCGCAATGGCGGGGGAGTGGCCGGCTGGCCTGTAAACTGGAGCGGGTGAAGGGAATCGAACCCTCGTCGTAAGCTTGGGAAGCTTCTGCTCTACCATTGAGCTACACCCGCGAGACGCACATTTTACGCGGGTTTTGGTGGGTAGCCCATGGAAATGAGAAAAATTGAAGGCAATTTACGCGCTTGTATTCTTAAAATAAGATGTGTTGCATGGGCCGGATATTTTATTTAAAAAGTATTTTCAATGCCTGTTTCGTGAAATGGTTTCAATGGTTTAAGACACATGAAATGTGTTGATTTATTTACTTCATATTTTTATTAAATTTTAAAAATGGCGAGCGAATATCGATAAAACAGATTGTCAAACTACAATGATAAAAATGATCTACTATGCGATCATTGCCTTAGTGGAAGTGTACGGCACAGATTGCAATTTGTTTTATTAAGGCAACAGTAAGTAGTATTTATGTAATTCCGTCATATTCATCAAAATTTGGCAAGGCATTAAGATTTTTTTAATGATGCTTTGATTATTTTTTAATCAAAGATTTTATTTTTCTGCATTTGCCCTATGTTCTTGTGAGATACGACCAGCGAATGTTGCTGCACTTCTGTTCAATCAATTACGTTTCAATTTCATGCAAGGGCATCACATGCCACCGCTTAATCCGAAACATGAGTCCCGGCCGGTTGGCTGCGCGCAGTGCAAAAAAAAGAATGGGCTGGGGTTTGATATTGCGTTTGCTTATCAGCCTATCGTCGATATTCATACCCGCTCGATTTATGCGCACGAAGCACTGGTACGCGGCCCAAATGGCGAATCTGCCTATTCCATTCTTTCCCAGATAACCGAAGAAAATCGATACCCATTCGATCAGGCTTGCAGAGTAGAAGCGATCCGGGGTGCCGCCGAGTTAGGAATACAAGAATACCTGTCGATCAACTTTTTGCCGAATGCCGTCTACCAGCCTGAAGCCTGCATTCGCAGCACGTTTGAAGCGGCCACGCGATACAATTTTCCGATTGAAAAAATCATCTTCGAAGTCATAGAAGGCGAGAAGATAGAAGACCGTCCGCATCTGATCAATATTTTCCGTGAGTATCAGCGGTTTGGTTTTCGCACAGCGATTGATGACTTTGGCGCAGGCTATGCCGGCTTGAATTTGTTGGCGGAGTATCAGCCGGACATTCTCAAAATCGATATGGAATTGATCCGCGATATCGATACCAGCAAGACCAAGCAAGCGATCGTCAAGGGCATTATCTCCATCAGCGAGGCTCTGAATGTGCGGGTGCTTGCCGAAGGAATCGAAACCGCCGCGGAACGGGATTTTCTGCGCAATGCAGGAATCGGCCTGATGCAAGGCTATTTGTTTTGCAAACCGGCGTTCCGCTCGATTGGCATCGTGGACCCCTTATCCTGGGGGGAATGACGGCTGGTCGAAGCGCGCAGTCGTTTCAACCATGAGATTGAAACGCCGCGCTATATGGGGTACGTTCATATAACCAGGCATTGCGGTTTTGTCAGCGTCCACAGAACCTAGCTCGTCGACGCAATGAGTTTCAATCCCAACAGACCCAGAACGCCACCGGCAAATCTGTCTATCCATTTTTTGCATTTCAAATAAGCGCGGCGCGGCACGACGGACGAGAGTATCAGTGCCACCGTGGTGTACCAGCCTGCTTCCAGCAAAAAAATCAGCGGCAATAAAGTCAGAATAAGAATCAGCGGCACTTCGTGCGGCAGAAGCGCAGCGAAGATGATGCCGTATTGCACCGCGGCTTTGGGATTGGTGAGCATGGTGCCCAGCGCCATGAAAAAATGTCGCGACTGGCTGGCATTCATCGCCAGGGGAGCGATTGTCAGCGGTTTGCTGGCCGCTTTCCAGATCCGTATCGCCAGATAGATCAGATACACACCGCTGCATGTTTTAAATAAAACAAACAGCCACGGCACGCTGGCTAACAGAGCGTGCAATCCCAATATGGCCAGCGCTGCCAGCGATGTCGCACCCACTCCCATGCCCAATGCCGCTGCAATGCCGGCGCGCCGCGATGCGCCGACAGAGGTCTGCGCAACCAGCACAAAACTCGGGCCGGGGCTGATGACGCCGATGAGCAGAACGCCCAGAACGCTGACTACTGAAATAATAAAATGCATTTTTTATGATGAATGAAGGTGGGCGTGACTCTGAAAACGACGGGTGCTGATTTACCCGATCTGAGGCAGCGGCTCTTATTGCCGCAGTGGCTGATGTAATGGCAGCCAGATATGAAACCGGGTACCGGACCCGACTTCGCTGGTGACTTCGATCCGGCCCTGATGCGTTTGAATGATGCCGTAGGAAATCGACAAACCCAGCCCGGTGCCTAATCCCACCGGCTTGGTCGTAAAAAACGGATCGAAGATACGTTGCAGGTTTTCAGGGGGGATGCCGCCGCCGTTGTCCGCAATATCAATCCAGACCCCCTCACCTTCCAGTCCGGTAGAAATAGTAATTTCGCCTTTTTCCTTAATGGCATGGCTGGCATTCATGAGCAGATTCATAAATACCTGATTTAATTCCGGCGCCATGCATTCCACTTCGGGCAGTTCGCCATAGGCCTTGATTACGGTAGCCTTGTATTTCAGCTCGTTGGCGATGATCTCCAGGGTGCTGTCGAGGCCATGATGAATATCCGCAAACTGCCACTCCCCTGCGCTGAAGTAGGAAAAATCTTTCAGGTTTTGCACGATCTTCTTTACGCGCATCAACCCTGCATTCGATTCTGCCAACAGATCGGTCATGTCTTCCTTGAGGAAATCCAGATCCACTGCTTGCTTGATGTCGGCAATTTCTTTGCGATGCGCCTCAAACTGCGCCAGCACCGGGTCGCTTTTTTCGTAGGCAGCAAGAACCTGCATAAATTGCTTCAGGTAGCGTTCCAGGCTGCTCATATTGGAAAGCACAAAGGCAATCGGATTGTTGATCTCGTGCGCCACGCCGGCAGACAGTTGACCAATGGACGCCATTTTTTCAGATTGCAGAATCTGATTGTGCGCGCTCTCCAGTTCCAGATTGGTTTGATGCAGTGTGGCGTTGGTTTCTGAGAGCGCCTTGGTGCGCTTCGATACCAGCAGCTCAAGACTATCGCTGTAATTTGCCAGCTCTGCCTCGACAAGCCGGCGTTCGGATTCAGCCAATAGCAGCTCTCGCGACATCTTGTTAAAAGCGCGTGCCGCCCGAGCCAGTTCATCAGACCCCTTCACCGAAATCTGATAACCCAGGTCGCCAAGAGCGAGTTGCCGCGAGCCTTTGGCCAGGGCCTCAAGGCGATGGCTGAGATATTTCCCAATCAGATAGGAGAACAAGGTAAGCGCGGCAATGGCCAGTGCGGCAATGGTCAATGCCTGGTTGCGTGCCTCCAGCAAGGATAAGTGGAGAGAAACAACAGAAATGCCGATCTCGACCCGGCCCAGAACGCTGCCGGCGACGATGATATTGGCGCCGACGTCGAAGACGCCATCACGCACATCGCCGATCAGCTTGTCTTCTTCAAATGGCCGGGCCAGCGCCTGCGGATCGCCGGCCTGCATCAGTATTCCCCGGCTGTCGCTTACCCGGATATAAACCAGGTCAGGGTTGCTCAGCGCTTCATTCACGGAGGATTCAAGCGAGGCCATATCGGATGCCAGCACGGCATTTTTGGTGGCGCTGGCAAACAAGGTGGCGGTGACGTGAGCTCGTTTGGTGAGTTCTGCATCGTTCGTTTTTTGCAGGAAATGCAAATTGTTTGCCACCAGTACCAGCAATAGAGCGGCTTGAATTGACACCAGGCCCAAAACAATTTTGAGCCGAAAAGACATGCCGCTCATCTGGTGGCTGCTTGCGGTTGGATATTCAGATGTCGAACCGCGTCATATTCCTTGTCTTGTGCGGCAGAGATACCCTTGAAGCCAATTGTTTGCAAAAGTCTGGCCCCTTCAGGATCGGCTTCCATTGTCATCATTGCTTCCTGCAGACGTCGCACAGTTTCCTTCGGCATGCGTGGATGCGCGGCAAAAGCGTGCGGCGTGTATTCCTTCGTCGACCAGAGAATTTTCAGTTGATCGCGCAGCTCGGGACGAATGTTGTCGAAGGTTTTGACAACGCCGCCCCCCGCGTCAAACAGGCCGCGTACGACACCGAGGTAAACGGAATCGTGCGAAGAAACATAGCGCGACTCAACGGAGATACCACGCGTACGGAATTCAGCCTGAGGCAGCATGGTCGCGGCGAAGGAGGTCGGGCCGGGAAAGGCAAGGGTCTTGCCCTGAAGCTGCTTGATATCGGAATAATTGCCATCCTTGCGAACGACGACGATACCTTTGAGTTTGAGGTCTTTTTCTTTCGCGAAAACCAGATAGCCCGGCGAGCGATGGAACACGGTGTAATGGTAAGGATTCATGTAGGCAATATCGTATTCACCTTTTTCAAGCCGCTGCTCGAAAGTCGAAATATCTTTTGCCGTAGCGAAACGCAAAGGCATGCCGCTCTTTTCGCTCAGGAAATGCAGGATCGGTTCCCAGGCCTTGGCCAGTACATCGGGTGACTGTTGCGGGACGATGCCGACAGTAACGACCGGTAAGGCATCAGGTGCCGCTATCGCCGTGTCTGTGAAAGCGCATCCTGCGAACAGGATGCTGATCACAGCGGTCTGAAATCCGCGCATGCATTTGCTCCGTGGTAATTTTTTTTATGGCGGTCATGCCGCTGCGCAATTGCAGGACAGAGATGCGCATCTCATGCAGATACGATTGCGCTTCTTGTCCTGCCTGAGTCCCTGGCCAAAATGAAACCTGAACAGGCCTTAGCTTACCAGCAGTGGTGTTGAAGAGGGTGTGATATCGCGGATTTGTCTCGATCCGGCGCGAGGGCTTGCGGTGGGCCTTTTGATGGACTGTCCGGTGGCATGTTCATCCAGATTGAAAACACTGACGGCTTGCGAGAGTTCTTCTGCCTGTTCCTGCATCGATGATGCGGCAGCCGCCGCTTGTTCCACCAGCGCTGCATTTTGCTGCGTGACTTCATCCATTTGCGTAATGGCGCGATTGACCTCTTCAATGCCGTTGCTCTGTTCCTGACTGGCCTGACTGATTTCGCCCACGATATCGGTGACGCGCTTGACGCTGGCGACCACTTCATTGATCGTGCCGCCGGTCTGTTTAACGAGCAGCGATCCGGCATCGGCTTTGTTGACCGAGTCGCCGATCAGTGTTTTGATTTCCTTTGCGGCAGCGGCGGAGCGTTGCGCCAGCGAACGTACCTCACTGGCGACCACGGCAAATCCGCGGCCCTGTTCGCCGGCGCGTGCGGCTTCCACTGCGGCATTCAAGGCAAGAATGTTGGTCTGAAAAGCAATGCCGTCAATCACGCTGATGATGTCGACGATCTTGCGTGCGGAATGGTTGATGGCCTCCATTGTGTCGATGATGCGCGCTACCGCCGCACCACCTTCGACTGCCACGACGGATGCCGAACTCGCCAGCTGGCTGGCCTGGCGGGCATTGTCGGCGTTTTGCTTGACGGTGGAGGTGAGTTGTTCCATGGCAGAGGCGGTTTCTTCCAGCGAGCCGGCTTGCTGTTCGGTGCGCGTCGATAAGTCCATGTTTCCTGCCGCAATCTCGTTCGATGAGGTCGCCATGTTGTGCGCGCCGGTACGGATGCGGGTTACTACAACAGCCAATTGATCGCGCATCGATGCCAGTGCGAACAGAAGACTGCTGCGATCGTTCGGCAGCAAATGAATAGGTACCGAAAGATTGCCGGCCGCGATGCTGTTGGCGATGTTTGCCGCATCGCCGGGTTCGCCGCCGAGCTGGCGTTTCAGGCTGCGCGCAATCAGTGCCGCCGCCGTAATGCCAATCAGAAGCGCCAATAGTCCCAGGCCGCTAATGGTTCCTTGTGCAAAACGGAACATGGCGCTGACATTCCCGGCGCTATTGGTAATGGACTTCGCCTGTTCTGCGATCAACAGGTCAAGGCTGGCCAGATAGGCATTGAGTGCAGGTTGAAAATCGGTCTTCTCCATCAAACGCGCGCCGTCGTCGCTGGTATTTTTTTCTTTCAATAGCAGGGCGCGTATCGCGCTGTAGCGTGTGCGCAATACGGCAACGTCGGCCAGCAGCTTCGTTTCTTCAGGCGTTTTGGCAAACGTATCGAGTTGCTTTTGCAGCACGCTGATGTCCTGCGATGTTGCCTTGATCGCGGTTTGCAGTGTTTTGTGTACTTGTGTGTCTACCGATTCAACAATCGTCACCGTTCTGGAGCCGTTGAGCTGAATAGCAGAACTCCAGGCCCGTACCAGACGTTCCTTGGCCATGTCCTGATTGACCATGGTGTCAGTGAGTGTGCCAACGCGTTGGAGGTTCCAGACACTCATCAGCGTGATGGCAGCAAGGAAAACAAAAACAAGGGAAAACCCTAAAGCAAGGCGTGTGCTTACTTTCAGGTGATGGATATTCATTATCTCGACTCCGGTTTTGTAGAATTTATGATCCGATTCTATATATCAATTGCTTCCTGCGGGAAATTATTGACCCCGGTGGGAGCATCGGCAGACCCCGGCGGGTCATCGGCATAAACGGCCTCAACTTGTGTGAGTGTCAACAAATGCATCTATAATTGCCGGCACTTAATCGGGTCTTCTTTTCCCGATCTTGCTCCGTTCCACGTGACCACACCGGTTACGTAAAAATAATAAGGTAATGATGAATACCTCCGATCCTGCTGCTGCGACGATCACTCCTTCGCCCAATGCTGCGCGTCGCTTGTTGTTGACAAGCATTCTTGCCGGCTACGCTTGTTCCTTTCTCACGATTCCTTCCGTCCTCGCTGCACCGGATAATGCGCAAAAATTGCCGCCTGCCTTCCTGAATGTGTCGCGCTTTCTGACCGGGCACGCGGTACTCGATATGTCGCAGGCCATGCGCCTGTACGCTGCGCTGCTCACGAATAACGCTTCCTTCGATACTGAGATGAGCCAGCTGGCCGACTTTATCGCGCAGAATAAATCCGACCCTCTGACCCTGCAGCTGGCGCTGGACGAAGCCAAAGCACCGTTCGCAAAATTACCGGCGCTGATTGCGACTGCCTGGTTTGTCGGCGTGGTTGGCGGCGGCAAGACCGCGCGCTGCATCACGTACGAAACCAGCCTGATGCATGTCGCCGTCGCTGATCGTCTTCGCCCGCCTAGTTATGCCTACGGACCGTACGGCAGCTGGAGCCGCAATCCACAGACAGTCACACTGACTGCCGCTTGAATGTAAAGCTGCTGCGCGCCGCAAGCTCAGGGCTGCGTCGCGCCTATCGCTTATTCAGATGTTCCACAAGATAAGGAAAGTCCATGTCTGATCCATTGTCCGCCGATGTCGTTGTCATCGGCTCGGGAATCGTTGGTGCGCTCGCCGCACATCGTCTGGCGCTGCAAGGCGCGTCCGTACTGATACTGGAAGCCGGGCCGCGCGTTAGTCGTGGCCGCATCGTGGAAAATTTCCGTAACTCACCACGCAAAAACGATTTCATGTCGCCGTACCCACCGTCGGCTCTGGCACCCCATCCTGTGTATCAGCCGGTGGATAACGAATATCTGGAGCAAGCCGGACCTTATCCCTACAAAGCGGAATACATCCGCATGGTGGGTGGCACAACCTGGCATTGGGCGGCGCAAGCCTGGCGCGTATTGCCAAACGATTTGCGCATCAAGACTTTGTACGGCGTCGGTCGCGACTGGCCGATTTCTTACGATGATCTGGAACCGTTTTATTACGAGGCCGAAGTCAAGATGGGCGTGTCCGGCGCACCGAACACTGGTTCGCCGCGCAATAAACCCTTCCCGATGCTGCCGGTAGCGGAATCGTTTTTGCAACAGCGCTTCCGCGAACGACTGGCACCCGGCGGTTATGAAGTGGTGGAGAACACCACCGCCCGCAACAGTCGCGCCTATGACGGCCGTCCTGCGTGCTGCGGCAACAATAATTGCATGCCGATTTGCCCTATCGATGCGCAGTATCACGGCGGGCTGGCAGCCGACGCAGCGGAAAAGGCTGGTGCCAGATTAGTCGCCAATGCTGTGGTTTATCGTATCGAACACGACGAGAGCGGCCGCATCGTCGCCGTCCATTACTACGACGCGGACAAGCTTTCGCATCGCGTCACCGGCAAGACCTTCATTCTCGCCGCCAACGGCATCGAGAGCCCGAAACTGCTGTTGCTGTCGGCCAGCGACAAATTCAAGAACGGCCTTGCCAACAGTTCCGGCAGCGTCGGCCACAATCTGATGGACCATCCGAGTAACGGACTGGTGTTCGACGCCGACGAGGACCTGTGGCCGGGCCGGGGACCGATGAGCCCCGCGTCGATCAATTCACTGCGCGACGGTGCGTTCCGTTCCGAACATGCAGCGTTCCGCATCGATATTGCCAATTCCTCGCAAGTGTTGTCGGTCACGCAAAATCTGATTGCCAAGGGCGTCTATGGCGCGGAGCTGGAACGGCAGATCCGCCAGAATGCGGCGCGTCAATGCAGCATCAAGAATGTGCTGGAAGTCTTGCCGAATCCGGAAAACCGCATCGTCCTGAGCGACAAAAAAGATGCGCTCGGTATTCCACGGCCGCGTGTGCATTATCAGCTCGACGAGTACGTACACCGTGGCATGCTGGTGGCGCGCGAAGAATACACGCGCATTGCGCAATTGATGGGCGGTACCAATCTGCGCTATTCAGCCGATGGGGTGTACGGCAACAATCAGCACATTACCGGCACCATGAGCATGGGTAGCGACCCCACCGATTCGGTAGTCGATGGTTTTGGCCGTACGCACGATCACCCGAATCTGTATATCGCCAGCACCGGCGTCATGCCGACTGCGGCGACGGTGAATTCAACCCTGACCGCCGTGGCCATTGCGCTGCGTTCTGCGGA harbors:
- a CDS encoding GMC family oxidoreductase, which encodes MSDPLSADVVVIGSGIVGALAAHRLALQGASVLILEAGPRVSRGRIVENFRNSPRKNDFMSPYPPSALAPHPVYQPVDNEYLEQAGPYPYKAEYIRMVGGTTWHWAAQAWRVLPNDLRIKTLYGVGRDWPISYDDLEPFYYEAEVKMGVSGAPNTGSPRNKPFPMLPVAESFLQQRFRERLAPGGYEVVENTTARNSRAYDGRPACCGNNNCMPICPIDAQYHGGLAADAAEKAGARLVANAVVYRIEHDESGRIVAVHYYDADKLSHRVTGKTFILAANGIESPKLLLLSASDKFKNGLANSSGSVGHNLMDHPSNGLVFDADEDLWPGRGPMSPASINSLRDGAFRSEHAAFRIDIANSSQVLSVTQNLIAKGVYGAELERQIRQNAARQCSIKNVLEVLPNPENRIVLSDKKDALGIPRPRVHYQLDEYVHRGMLVAREEYTRIAQLMGGTNLRYSADGVYGNNQHITGTMSMGSDPTDSVVDGFGRTHDHPNLYIASTGVMPTAATVNSTLTAVAIALRSAEHIHANA